Proteins co-encoded in one Hypanus sabinus isolate sHypSab1 chromosome 6, sHypSab1.hap1, whole genome shotgun sequence genomic window:
- the LOC132395053 gene encoding general transcription factor II-I repeat domain-containing protein 2-like: MVDMTAHLNTLNTALQGKGRTALHMLEDVLAFERKLTVLARDLQKGTLSHFPNLREFKQGHDMIISEYLHSAIIAMQTSFGKRFCEFREEKNTLSFPVTPLSIDPSLLNTTALAGVSQPDLEMELADIADKDIWVSKFRRLTADLEDVARQKAVLAQKHKWSDIENLTDDSLRSCVKMKVTSYSPDVQTLCAEVQEQKSH, encoded by the coding sequence atggtagacatgacagcgcacctgaacacgctgaacacagctcttcaggggaaaggacgtacagccctgcacatgttggaggatgttttggcattcgagcgcaagttgacagtgcttgccagagatttacagaaaggcactttgtctcacttccccaatttgagagagttcaaacaaggtcacgacatgataatttcggagtatttacattctgcaatcatcgcaatgcaaacatcgtttgggaaacgcttctgtgagttcagagaggaaaaaaacacattatccttcccggtcactcccttaagcatcgatccttccctactgaatacgactgcattggcaggtgtgagtcaacctgatcttgagatggaactggccgacatagccgacaaagacatatgggtgtccaagtttagacgcttgacagcagaccttgaagatgttgcccgtcagaaggccgttcttgctcagaaacacaaatggagtgatattgaaaacctcacagatgacagcttgcgatcctgtgtaaagatgaaggtgacatcatacagccctgatgtgcagacgctgtgcgctgaggtccaggagcagaaatcccattaa